A stretch of Tenrec ecaudatus isolate mTenEca1 chromosome 2, mTenEca1.hap1, whole genome shotgun sequence DNA encodes these proteins:
- the LOC142440376 gene encoding olfactory receptor 14C36-like, which translates to MPNSTKVTEFLLTGFSDVWELRVLHTMLFLLMYLATLTGNLLIVTVITVDQKLHTPMYFFVLNLSVLDMCYISVTVPKACVIFLLNNRVISVVGCAAQIFLVLLCAYAELLLLTFMARDRYVAICQPLHYHVIMTPRVCVQMTLASVLSGTVYAGVHTGNTFHLSFCRSNVVHQFFCDIPSLLKLSCSDTLSNEITIFVSATISVGGCFSFIIMSYSHIFSTVLKFPTRAERRKAFSTCVPHILIVIIFLGSGSAVYLKPTSKSPLIQDMVISVFYSVVPPFLNPVIYTLRNKQIKEAIWKVMRRTLTSFRKIIII; encoded by the coding sequence aTGCCTAACTCAACAAAAGTGACTGAATTTCTACTTACAGGATTTTCTGATGTGTGGGAGTTGAGAGTCTTGCACACAATGTTATTTTTACTAATGTACTTGGCGACTCTCACAGGGAATCTTCTCATTGTCACAGTGATCACTGTTGACCAAAAACTTCATACCCCCATGTATTTCTTTGTCCTGAATCTCTCTGTCTTGGACATGTGCTACATTTCTGTGACTGTACCCAAGGCGTGTGTCATCTTCCTGCTAAACAACAGGGTGATTTCCGTGGTAGGATGTGCAGCTCAGATTTTCCTTGTGCTTTTATGTGCTTATGCAGAGTTGCTGCTGCTCACCTTCATGGCCCGTGACCGCTACGTGGCCATCTGCcagcccctccactaccatgtgaTCATGACCCCTCGTGTCTGTGTCCAAATGACATTGGCCTCTGTGCTCAGTGGTACGGTCTACGCAGGTGTGCACACTGGGAACacattccatttgtccttctgtcGTTCTAATGTGGTTCATCAGTTTTTCTGTGATATCCCCTCTCTGCTGAAGCTCTCCTGCTCTGATACCTTATCCAATGAAATTACAATTTTTGTCTCTGCAACAATATCAGTTGGGGGCTGCTTTTCCTTCATCATCATGTCTTATAGTCacatattttctactgtgctcAAGTTTCCAACCAGAGCAGAACGAAGAAAGGCCTTTTCTACCTGTGTCCCGCACATTCTCATAGTCATAATTTTCCTGGGCTCTGGTTCTGCTGTGTATCTGAAGCCAACCTCCAAATCCCCTCTGATTCAGGACATGGTCATATCTGTGTTTTACTCTGTAGTCCCTCCCTTCCTGAATCCTGTCATCTACACTCTTAGGAACAAGCAGATAAAGGAGGCTATCTGGAAAGTTATGAGAAGAACACTCACTTCATTCAGGAAAATTATCATTATATAA